A single window of Gossypium hirsutum isolate 1008001.06 chromosome A10, Gossypium_hirsutum_v2.1, whole genome shotgun sequence DNA harbors:
- the LOC121207892 gene encoding ferritin-3, chloroplastic — protein MLLKASPAFSLLKNPQVETRVPLFSRNGSGVGSGAVVVCATKGANNKPLTGVIFEPFEEVKKELNLVPTVPQMSLARQKFADECEAAINEQINVEYNVSYVYHAMFAYFDRDNVALKGLAKFFKESSLEEREHAEKLMEYQNKRGGQVKLQSIIMPLSEFDHAEKGDALYAMELALSLEKLTNEKLLNLHNVAERNHDSQLTDFIEGEFLAEQVESIKKISEYVAQLRRVGKGHGVWHFDQMLLHEGAVA, from the exons ATGTTGCTTAAAGCTTCCCCTGCTTTTTCTTTGTTGAAGAATCCCCAAGTTGAAACTCGGGTTCCTCTGTTTTCAAGAAACGGTTCTGGGGTTGGGTCTGGGGCTGTTGTTGTTTGTGCTACCAAAGGAGCCAATAATAAGCCATTAACAGGTgtgatttttgagccttttgaggaAGTTAAGAAGGAACTTAATCTTGTCCCAACTGTGCCTCAAATGTCCTTGGCTCGTCAAAAGTTTGCTGATGAGTGTGAAGCTGCCATCAACGAACAAATCAA TGTGGAGTACAATGTTTCATATGTCTACCATGCTATGTTTGCCTATTTTGATAGGGACAACGTTGCTCTCAAGGGTCTTGCCAA GTTCTTCAAGGAATCAAGCTTAGAAGAGAGAGAGCATGCTGAGAAATTGATGGAATACCAG AACAAAAGAGGTGGACAAGTGAAGCTGCAATCCATAATAATGCCCCTCTCTGAGTTTGATCATGCAGAGAAAGGGGATGCTTTATATG CAATGGAGCTTGCCTTGTCTCTCGAGAAACTAACAAACGAAAAGCTCTTGAACTTGCACAAC GTGGCTGAGCGAAACCATGATTCGCAGTTGACCGATTTCATCGAAGGCGAGTTCTTAGCTGAGCAG GTCGAATCCATCAAGAAAATATCGGAATACGTGGCTCAGCTGAGAAGAGTTGGCAAAGGACATG GGGTGTGGCACTTTGATCAAATGCTTCTCCACGAGGGAGCTGTTGCATGA
- the LOC121207894 gene encoding DNA-directed RNA polymerase III subunit 2 isoform X2 — protein MYRKKEFSFFLWKTHQLNVSELPVDKQKLTAPIKSTADKFQLLPEFLKVRGLMKQQLDSFDYFVNTGIKKIVRVNDRIVSDIDPSIYLRFKDARIGYPSKMVDGKLGINMLLIL, from the exons ATGTATAGAAAAaaagaattttcttttttcttgtggAAAACCCATCAGCTTAATGTTTCTGAATTACCAGTGGACAAACAAAAGCTTACTGCTCCAATAAAATCAACTGCTGACAAGTTTCAGCTTCTCCCTGAGTTTTTAAAG GTTAGAGGGTTAATGAAGCAGCAATTGGattcttttgattattttgttaataCTGGGATTAAGAAGATTGTTCGTGTCAATGACAGGATTGTATCTGATATTGATCCCAGTATTTACCTCAG GTTTAAAGATGCTAGAATTGGTTATCCCTCCAAGATGGTTGATGGGAAATTGGGAATTAATATGCTGTTAATCTTGTAG
- the LOC121207894 gene encoding DNA-directed RNA polymerase III subunit 2 isoform X1 — protein sequence MYRKKEFSFFLWKTHQLNVSELPVDKQKLTAPIKSTADKFQLLPEFLKVRGLMKQQLDSFDYFVNTGIKKIVRVNDRIVSDIDPSIYLRYSAPIFVNGEYFQVRYGQKTRLEKVYSRCFFDVCMMQNDRCFG from the exons ATGTATAGAAAAaaagaattttcttttttcttgtggAAAACCCATCAGCTTAATGTTTCTGAATTACCAGTGGACAAACAAAAGCTTACTGCTCCAATAAAATCAACTGCTGACAAGTTTCAGCTTCTCCCTGAGTTTTTAAAG GTTAGAGGGTTAATGAAGCAGCAATTGGattcttttgattattttgttaataCTGGGATTAAGAAGATTGTTCGTGTCAATGACAGGATTGTATCTGATATTGATCCCAGTATTTACCTCAG GTATTCTGCACCGATATTTGTCAACGGAGAGTACTTTCAAGTTAGATATGGGCAGAAAACTAGACTAGAAAAGGTATACAGCAGATGCTTCTTTGATGTGTGTATGATGCAGAATGATAGGTGCTTTGGATGA